atctaagcCCAGCTTTTCTTGACTCCATTGACATATTGAAATTGACGAACAATTGAAAGTAATCATCTGAAAAATGTTACGAAATGCACAGAAAACGGCAATTGCCGAAACCAGGGGTTTCCACCGAATTTGTAACATGTGGAGTACGTTTTTCAATTGGGTTATTTCTATTATGACCAGGAGACTGTAATAAAAGGGGGCTCGGAtaaaaaagtggtcaacttaaattcgccttattttttctataaattaaaatatttaagtatTCGTTTCAATGGAAAAAATCTAAAGTTATCCCTATTCCAAAAAAGGCTAAATACCATGAATTATCAAACCTCAGACCAATAAGTTTATTGAGtgcaatttcaaaaatatttgaaaagttaacaaaatataaaataaccgaatacttaaatcaaaataattgcTACAATATTGCTGATTAATTTTGCTAAAGCTTTCGACCGTGTATTACACATCAAATTAATTAACAAAAGTCGTTCTCAAGCAGTTTTTTCAAATGgttgtttttctgattttactATCTTTGGCTCTGGAGTTGCTCAAGGATCAATTCTTGGACCtttatttttctcacttttcataAACGACCTTCGAACAGTCCTACAACACTGATCAATCCACCTCTTTGCAGATGATGTTCAAGTATATctttgtcagaaaaattatgtAGATCTCAGTGAAttctattcaaaaataaatgaagatcTCGCAAGAATAAATGCATGGTCAGAATCAAACCTCCTACCTATAAATCCTTCAAAAACTAAGGCTCTGCTTTTTGGAAGACAGTTGttgtgattttacgaatctcgaTTCACTtggacacgtctgtcgctcacaagaatagattaatgactgactttgttttgtttgtttgccagtgttgccaaaatagcaaacgttgccatagaaatttatttattttatttatcttcagtgttgccgaatacaactattattctattttatttttaattaaatttgatttattttatgtatattcttcatctcatccctacagttACCCTTCTCAAATTCGCCACGATTAGCTCTCAACAATACGGTAATTCAGTTCGACGACTTTGCTGAAAACCTCGGAATAATTTTTGATCGGGATCTTTCCTGGAACCGCCAAGTAAATGCTCAATACTGCAAAATTTATGGTTCGATAAAAAGGTTAAACTTAACGACATATCACCTGGACGTTCATTATCACGGTTTTCTCGAGTATCACATCTACGAAAGCTTCTCTTCAGTTGttcatttgaaaacttttatgaatatcGTTCTTGTGAATCTTGAGAAGAGGCATTGTTAATTGGAATAATCTtctcaacaatttaaaaataatttataataaatcAGAGTTTAAGAAGAGGTTGCTTGAAGAATTCATGGAGTAAAACGATGAAATAGATAAATGAAACTAGAACAAACTAACGGAACGATTAGTTATTCAGAAGAAGAAATACAAGTGAATATGTACGCCAAATTGTAACATGAAACTTTTatgaaacctttttaagggaattctggtttcGTGGGCAGTTATCACTTATTAAAATTGGCGTCCAAGCAAGAGGAGttacgaatcaaaattttgtacatgcgGTGTGACACGGTAAGCAAAACCTTACGACAAAaacgacattgttgacaaagtttgattgcgtggtaatggatgacgaaaccAATGCCAAGGCAGATGTGGTGTGCTAGTTATggaatagagtatttcctgagataGATTGTGGTAcggtaactttttgtttttgttttgaaaaatgtaaacaccaactggtcgccattttgatcgatgatgattagcactgttcaatgcattcttttaaaaacttctttaattaaatTCTTTAGCATAGCTTCATGtcttaacttgttatgaatttacaattaattaaataaagaatttatattctcctcaccaaggtgcgcttgcaaaaccactacaattgcattgccaattttttcgttactatctggtcattgaacatgcgtaatgtttttgttatgtttaccctaccctatgtcaagaaaatgtaaacatgagaaatcagctgttcttTTGACAAGTGGGGAACTGCCTTATACGCACTGTATCAAAAGTGCCATCTTGCTACAACTGAAAGTATACTAAATATATACCAAACCCTCATCACAGTTCGGCTGTGTACACGATAAactaaaattaccgagttcggtaatttattttacagaactAGTTCTGTAATGCAAAAATTTCCGGTAATTGGTCAATCGGACGTCTTGTTTTTACTGAGTCTCGTAAATCGCTTCTTGACTTACTGAAGTTCGTTTATTTtgatgtaggggagatgggggcataatggccaccttaaggaaaacggttatttaaccatagaaaatagctataatatggaggttacattattgtttcgtgttcagacacttggaaagcctattccctaatgggctgaaacgtgaaaaactagatgaaaacgttaaaaaatgcattttaaaaaattttgccaaaagctgaaaccagccactgtggaggcataatgagaaccccccctgaggcagtatgagcaccattaaccagagcaagatgtgcgtttttgccggggaatctagcagcgaattcaattcgatgaagtcaggtgagtcgtagattcatcaaacaaagcaataacaaaataatctaggctgaaagtctctataataaagaaaaaaaaataatctaggtctgtttgtagaatatttacaaacaattcacgcacgctcatacattaagtgctttgttcggaggatgatgctactagccgtataatgtaacaataaaaaaatcgatcatgaattgtgaatggaaaaaaatcacctcgaacagaaatctaactctagtcttttgattacctctccgacaccttaccaataggctaaattgtcggatgaaaactagtcaaggtgtggcgctataaatcaatttcaattcgctgctagattctacggcagaaaatgctcattatgcctcgataatatggtgctctatatttatgcccctagtcaacaaatttaagtaaaaacgtgttttaaaattgataaacgtgaaaaatcaaaaattttatgatggtaaaaattgagaaacaatgtgtacatcatgttgcagtgcgtacattatagatcaaggttattttaagatcataagagcttatttcgtgatgctcaaaaattataatattttcgtaacttgagaaccaagctagttttttttaaatatctctgtaaagatgataaggagattcctaattttgtgaaaaattaatactataggaagtacgaaacaaatcctcatgaaaatttatttaagaaaatacgtactttcgtagaaaagcgtagtgctcattatgccctgggtgctcgttatgccctcatctcccctaaacaATGGCAATGGCATcagttttcggtaaaaaaataccgaaatAAAACTGCAAACAGTGTAGCTGTCAAGACGAACTTCGAAATTCGATtaccatttttttcagttttgacaCTTCGAGTCTTCCCTCTCACTTTTGCAACCGAAATTAATCGTTTAGACTTATTATATGTGCTCGGGTATGCCAGTCGTCGCCATTGCTTGGCATTTTTGGTTTCGCGTGTTTTGATCAAGAAGGcaacaatattttgttttgcttgttttgCCCACATTGTCCACAACACCACAAACAGAAATATGGCCGATCCTTGAAAAGCCACGAGACGGTACTATGTAGCCATAACGCtgaacatttttataattagatTGAGCCTCTGCTATGCTGGGTATCATATTCCGAAACTATCGAACATTTTCCGGTTTTCGGgaaaaatgaccgaaaattttacagtttacGTAAATATTTCCGGCGTTTTGGTAACAACAGATATTTCagcgaaaaatatcaactttcgGTAAAAATAACCGAATTTTCGGTAAGAATTATAGTTTTTtcggtaccgtaaaacggggtaaatTTGATCACCGGGTTAAATTTGACCAACCAttaacttttccacattatcatcaataactcagtctatagtttgaatttttgaaaactgttttctacgtttgaaagcctattaattgagtatcaaataggcaaaatttggcttgtatttgaactttttttctgttagttaaaaatctaatttcaaaatcttaaaatgtttttttttccaaggattgCAGACAAACAGCTCTCATGATGACACCAAAatgcatttagaagcaaacgggttgttcaATGTTAAAGAACTgctattttttttgctttgaatgTGTATAGttttagtgctatttttatagtcatttaatgataaatttttgatattcaaaaaaataaggacattttccaagagtaagcccgtattggacaaatggaaaggaaccctatcaaattgttaactttgaagaaaaaatgaaaatggaaatagtgggagggcctaggggaatgtgtgaaggtaaaatgtcatttgtattttgaagctcaaactatttagcaattataatcattttgcccctaaatgtaggcaacatcatagttctttttttgattataaatatttttaaaataaaactttaaaaatcaaagttaaattgataaactagcatttgtaaaaattttgaagatgttttgaatcctttatgatcaagaaaactctttaaaacaTCTAAACAAAGAcggaaacaatttttaaatcaaatttaaagaggttcaataaatttctgcatccatgttttacgttccagtccagtactggttttaaaaatataaaacatgccacattccccttaacagaaaaaataatcggaatatgttgaaaaaagtgatcaatattaccccggattacggtattaATAACCGGTTTTTCGGTAAGTATTACCgaactttttgaatttgtcCGGTAAAACTTACGGGTTTTCGGTAGTAATTTCGGTAAACTCTACCGATTGTTCGGTAAATGTTaccaaactttaaatttttttggtaaaaataattggcatttcaataataataacaagTATTATGGTAATCATTACAGGTATTTCGGTTAACTTTATCAGTTGTTCGGTTTATAAAACCGATCTTTTATCATTATTCGGGTAAAATAATCGGTTCTTCGGTGATAATTAAAGTCACTTCGGTTAAAAAATACCAATTGTTCGGTAATATAACGAGCTGTCATGTTGAGAACTGTCAACATTTTAACAGATggttattttttactgaaaaaggTCAGTAATGTTTAACAGCTGTCACTtcttttccatgaaaaaaattaccgaatcaATTAACGAGTTACACATTCTAGAACTCAAGAACTACTATGTAAATAACATTTTAGAACTCGGTTACTTTCGTTTATACAGCAACTGGAAAGGGAAAAGTGGCACtttttttcaagcatattaaactgtcaaagtttgccatgaaatatctcgtttggctaTCTGTGCCTGTAGCGACATTTTCGTTTCAACCGGGACCGTCAGCCATTTACGTGAAAAGGTATCTTCAgaagcgtttgctgcctttcctgaagaaacataaCTTGTCTGCACTGTTTTTAACCGCATTCTAAATCTAatggcaggcgtcaaacgaaaggcTCGCCAATTTGAACTAGGTCGACCGGAAGCTTAACTGattatttttccgttttttatgCATGTTGAACTCAAACAGAAAAAtactttagtttttttgtttcatagGCAATTGCCACTTTTCATAAAGGGTGtttggatcaaaaagtggtcaaacttGATTGCGtgtaaatctatttttttattatatactTACACACGCAATTAAGTTTGACCACTTTTATGACCACCCTTTATGAAAAGTGGCAATTGCCTATGAAACAAACAAGTTTCACTGAACAAGTTTTCAGTAGTTATTACCCGAAAAATGTACCTCAATATTTACCGAACAAACGTTTAAAAGGTTTTTCGATACGCCGTTTTTCCACCGAATGTTCGCCAAATTTGCCGAAAAACGGGTAATAAAAATCGCAAAACTGATTGTTTTTACCGACCAATTTGGTTTGAACACACTGTGAAAGTTCGATCAACATTTAGTCGGTACAATGAATATTGTTAATTTATACATAGAATacgaagttaaaattttaaaataaaatgacaacgaatgaatatgaaaatgaaattcattcaATGTTGAATGTCGTGTCtatctctgttctctgttctttGTGATCAGTTTCGAGATGTTCAATTGTTCCATGGCTAAAAGTGCCATTGAATCCTGTAGTATGAACTAAATCCTCTACTTCACTCTTCCTTGTACTATTTCGTTACCATCTCTACCGATATTCCCGGTCCGGATGATACCCGTGATCCGGATGGTAGTAGAAATAGAGCAAATACCGACGCAGTCGCCTGCAAGCCCGCGATCGCATATGCAACAGCGGCCTAAACTCGCTACCATGCTCCGTTTCCTTATCGATCTCGTCCAGATAATCTTCGATCACGTGCTCGAAGTGACTTACTTTGAAACCTCGATGAACGCGATCCTTCATGATGGCAATGAACTCCTTGTAGGACAACAGCCCATCTCCGTCCTCGTCGAAGATAGCGAATACGGTGTCGATAAGGTGCTTGTTCAACTCCGACCCGGTGCAGATCTTCACTGCACGACCGAATTCGTCTGCAAGTTGAGGAGAAAACGGTTAGAAAGACTTTTCAAACACTTTGTGATAAGAAAGATACCTTTCGAAATCGGTTGATCAGCCAGCGTGTACATTCTCATTGCGATCGAGAAGTCATCTAGATTGTTGAGAAATTGGCAGAACTGACGGAATTCCTCGAACGAAACTCCCTTCTCCTTGGCTTCTCGATCTAGCAGACGATCCAGATAGTTGTCGTACTCGTCTGTGTCCTGTAATGAACCAttagaaaatcaattaaaatcctcaaaattttcaaataaaaattcctccGTACCAGATAAGTGTATCTCAGCAAAATTTTGGCGAAATCCACCTCCGAGATTCGTTCATGACCCTTGGAAAATTCACAAAACTCCAGCTCCAGCACTTCGGTTTGAAGGTTTTTCATAAAGTTGTAGAACCCATCGTACTGCAAATCCTGATTGCCTTTCTTGCCGAAGAAGTGAATCTGCAGGGTGGTGTCCACCTTGTGCTTCCGCTGCAATCCCTGCTCGTCGTCGATGTAGTCGCTCTATgatttgatcaaaaattaataaatgatttcaaatttgaaaaaatatggatAATGATGGCTTACGTGCTCATCGGATTCTTCGCCCTCCTGATTTTCGATGCCACGTTTTCCTTTCCAGGCGAAACTGAAAATCTTTTCCATCTGAGGTTCGAGAAGTATTGACgaggaagaaaatatttaaacaataaaacTGAATTAATTTCCGGTGCATAACAACACGATGGTTTCCCTCATTTTGCCGACATTTATATAATTTGATGAAACATATAGGTACACGATATTGTGATAATTAGGCTTGACACAACCATAGGATTTTAGAGTttaaacatagatttttatttacCTTTTACCACCTTACCAACGATGAACAAGTTGTTAGTAGATGTTATATTTGCTCTTTGTAGATGAAATGATTTTAATTGTATATTTTTTAGGATAAGTACATAGGTTGAAAATTTGATagattttggttcaaaactgatccatgatttttgaagaatttctaagtaatatttacatgagtgaatttgaactttaaagtttgtataggaaaattgaatattttgttgccaaaaatcaacataatttttgtttcttgtgtAGAACCGAgccttttaatgttttttatgacaatttaaaaatccaccaaagaaattttccgctgaacaactttgtcgaagactgtaattTCGGATCTTATTggtcaaaaaagttattatataGAGGTATGTTTTACTGAAAaccaatcaattcaactgacatcactgctgatgcctagtgaggtattgcatgactactttgcaagcaatacctcgctagtctctagcagtgatgtcagttgaattgattgtttttgaatgccaaaagacatattcctattcaacagctaataacttttctgtctaataagatacaaagctACAATTCTTGACAAAGTTTTTTTACAgctgaaaatttcctttaataaatttataaagtgCCATAAaaatcattagcaggctcgTTTTCACAGATGAAACCAAAATGATATCGATTTCTCcgaacaaaataatcaattttcccatacaaacttgaaagttcaaatttaatcaCGTAAATGTTActaaaaaatcctgaaaaaaaaaatcatggatgagttttgaaccaaaacatagctttattgaaatttcaaaatgaccccaaatgaACTCAGTCTGATGTAGGTACCTAtcacagattttgaaaaactttgaggCATTActaggtttcattaaaaaacctACCTTCTACCGTTCAAATCGACCAACAACAATAATTCAATACTGAAATTGAATATAATCATAATGTTTATACAAGCTCTTTCTAAAAAAActgtgagaaaaaaattatggcttCTGAAGGACGATTAAATTTTCACCAAGTTTGACACGAGTTGGCATTCTAGTTTGCAATATTTAAACGTTGTTTAAAAAAGGATATTCCTGATGacctataaaaaattttatatcaaacaaaaataatcttgtGAGTGGGATACTAAAATCGAATTTACGGCTTGAAGCGCTCTGGTCACAGTAAAGGAAGAAACTTActgcaaaaatttatattacatATTATTTCTGGCCCAGCATCAACTGAGGTAGGTATCTTTTATTGCATTTGCTCGATTTGGGGTCCAATTTCACTACTACTAATACCGTTTAACGGCTAAACCacggagaagaaaattttatcgaaaaatatcgaaattttcaaaatgtttcaaacttcGACACATTAAccctttcatttttattttgaataaaattccgTCTTCAACCATTTAAGTCTTTTTGCAAACTCTTGCTTCAACAGGGATCACGGTTAGAAAAAAAGAGCTAGTTCATCAAGAATTAGAATGGTATCGATTTGCCTTTAATATTTAACTCGATCCATTTTGATTGGACATTTATCAAATGCCTCATAGatataggagtttccttaggaaatgtctaggagcataggaggtgtaggaaaatcatgatcgcaccatttaccaaaatggattcTGATCTCTACCTTTTACAAACTAACACAACTCCTTCCTTGAATACTTGAAcatggattcgcagacgtatagacggtttccatagttggtgatactaGCTTGTCtttggttctgactatttcaaaaattttttttggaatatgaaagagcgagaggttgctagttgaacttaaagagtgtcctactaacaatccttctcTTTTCCCCATAGACtacaaggacgtggccggcgccgttattaatcatataaaaaagggagagcatcagttttgtacaatgagaatgactgctaatcccaagcaccattcttttggactttgtgcaaaattgatggcctccattaatcacggagtagcaaccatttgcgacgtggaacttgttctgcttagccacgtcaacgatcatggaattcgaaatgtacctatagtttgaaatcaaatgaaaaaaaaactaagttcttCTAgtctattttaataaaaaaaaacttttaaatgaagcatttcgagttcaatgatttaaggtggatataaGTAGTCaataaagctaagctaagctaagctaaactgCGAAAGGCACTGGCCTATAATCGATTCGAGAAACATATAGGTAAAGTACACCATGGGAACTCGagtaaatttagtcaaaaatgGCACTAAAATCACAATAAAAgttgtgcaaaattttacagaatctattttaaaaatattcaccaACGCTCTAAAGACAAGGCGTATGGCTCTGAATTCTTCATCATCTGTTGAAACAAAACTCTTTCTACaatgtttcaattgaaaaaagttttaaataattttttttgagaatgcTCCacaaaatttactcatataatTATTGTGTTATTTGGTGACATTAATGTTGATAAAGGAAAGTAGtggattataaaataaatttggcaatatgaaaatgtatttaaaaaatgcagaattttacataagttcttaaaaaaattggagaacCAAATACGTCTCTTAGAAGACGAAACACAATTGAAACAGGAATAATATCTTAGGTAATTCATAGTTGAAAAGACTTTACTTCTTgcatggcgaccgtaaaaaatCTATTAACGAGTTGCAACGTTCTCGTTTGAACAAAGTATAAATTACAGGAATTCGCGTTGCACATTTCCAATGATAGCGTGAAAATATTGGGATAAGGTAAGTGTAAACTTAATAAATTTATCTGGCAAATTGGATGAATATGGTTTACAAACTGACGTTCATCCACATGATTATCCAAATTGGTCATGATAAAAGGTTCTTTCTCAGATGAATTGAACCTCATTTAACAATCAAATCATCTCTCTCGAAGTATGAAGAATTCATCCtaagttgtttaaaaattaattaagttgttgagaaatatacctacaaaaatgtttgctgggtatctCTCAAAATGCTGTTATTATTGTGAAGGTAGCAGGGCCGTAGAAAGAAACTGCCTCATGAGGGAGTTTTGGtgacattttttctgaaaacatttttacttgAACAATTCATGCATAAAAATAgtagaaaaaagtttgttaACTAAGTATGTCATTTTTCAGGCTTAAGCTGTTTTAcattgatgctttttttttttaattattacttcgaaaataagtccttaatgtttttttcatggagcttttaaaaaataaatgaaagatAAACTTTTTGTATTTACTTGAATCAGCCAGAAGTAAGCTATAGAAGTAAGATGTTaagtttgcggttcaaatcagatttcatTTCTACGCTTgtatatttgattaaaattcaagatttaagtttaaatttttgtttacgaATCTGCAATATAGCCAATAATCAACCAAGCAATGAGGAACATTTCCGGCTGAATATTTACCTGAAGATTCATTacttttatcaacaaaaaattatcatttaaaacacatttcataactaaaatatcgtaaataaaaaaaactttatatctaggttaaggttgccaggttgcccggttttattcgagttttcccggatattttatATGGGAGattggggaatcatgggccactttttttttcgttgcaaagcaaaaaatgcaattaattttggattttgaaaaatggtggggaatcgtgcgccactaaatccaaattgagcaaataacatgcaaagctaatttttttgagcaaatttcattaaaataaccatgaaaggtttttagAAACCTTGAATACAATTTAGAATCTTTCGATGAATATCGAAGGAAGTTATTTTGGTTGGTTcttgttcagtagtttctgggttttggcaaaatttgcccggatattgcccggatttttggtcgtcaattttagaattaaatGCCGGAATTTTGCCACgttatttatataaatttgcctggatttgttcggcccgggtacgtgcttaaaaaaattctagcaaccttAATCTAGATATTTGAATGAACGCAATTTTCAAAGTGAATCTAGAGCTTATTGATTATTTGCGATTTCCACATGGTTTGTGTTTCCAAACTGTTTTTGATCAGatataaaatttctatttttataaCAATCAGAATTATGAAACTGCTATCTCCAGCAATTTAAATCCTCTATAAAATTCtctaatttatattttaaactgcataatgaaattttattttgagctgattttgaatttaaaacttgaattttgaatccgagttttcaattttcaacctgaatacaaatttagaaatctaaataataaaatgaattttgaatctaaattccacACAAGAATTCCTTTACGAGCATAAACCAAGAGgtgaaattttaataagaattCTAACCAAAAATCTCGcatttgaatcctgaatttttGGTTTCCAACACGAATTTCgtaatctgaatgaaaattccaaatgatgaaactgtttctGATTTTCCGATTTTAAATCACCattctgaaatttttagaaGTCATAATTCTGTTTAAGAATAAagagttaaaatttcaatcccaaattttaaaaatggtttgtaatttaaaatatgttcttTCATGCTCCACAAGATGAGTATTGAACATGAAAATCAATCTTGttttagtttgaaatgcaaaatcattcgaatcaggatttggACCCAATAatgattcgaactgaaaattaagaatattAAACTGGATAtacaatctgaaatctgatcacaaacaattaatttaatttttattatcaaatttgGGACCAGAACGTCCGAAATGATTTGAACCAAAGcgtattaaatatttttccgcATGCATTCGGGCCGTAGAATGCATGGGCAAATCCATGATATTTTATCTAGAAACCTTGCGAATTCAGGGcattcagtttaaaaatttacaacccAAAATCTAGGCAAGATCCaggttaatttgaaaattcttcaataaaatcaagaagaaaaacatttgaaaatttgttaatttgttaATTATCTAGTTGTCTTGATAACAAAATCATTAGCCAGTTTCGAGTTATATTTTAGGTTTCCAAGAAATCGatcatgtttattttgatagaattcgctcaaaaaaattgttttgaacgcTAAATACATGATTCTGATGagtcaatttaaatatttgtatgattttgaaaatcaagtgAATACATTCGGACAGACAAGCTTAGTTTAAACTTATTGGAATTCAATATTCGGgtctaaatttttattaacaagtgggtatttttttaaaactgtagaATAATTGTAGACCAAGGATAAGATTTTAAGGTATGCGCCTTAGTTATAAGCCGAGATTGTTAATCTTGATTCATTTTagtagttcatcaaaatttgatgagaGATTGAAATCTTGAGTTTAGAGGAGAATATTTCGCTTAGCGTCCCCCTGTTCCTACGGTCATGGTAGATAGCAATAttctttaaatatataaatCGTAAAAGACAC
This sequence is a window from Uranotaenia lowii strain MFRU-FL chromosome 3, ASM2978415v1, whole genome shotgun sequence. Protein-coding genes within it:
- the LOC129753426 gene encoding calcium uptake protein 3, mitochondrial-like; amino-acid sequence: MTLFYLLLRLVSTTAQAKFLLRRPHPDQGKPSRDKGGTAKSDQDPKQQQQKENKDPTPATPKSSKSFMEKIFSFAWKGKRGIENQEGEESDEHSDYIDDEQGLQRKHKVDTTLQIHFFGKKGNQDLQYDGFYNFMKNLQTEVLELEFCEFSKGHERISEVDFAKILLRYTYLDTDEYDNYLDRLLDREAKEKGVSFEEFRQFCQFLNNLDDFSIAMRMYTLADQPISKDEFGRAVKICTGSELNKHLIDTVFAIFDEDGDGLLSYKEFIAIMKDRVHRGFKSNVKSEGWEAFKHCLKQEMRQNA